Proteins from one Ipomoea triloba cultivar NCNSP0323 chromosome 1, ASM357664v1 genomic window:
- the LOC116002273 gene encoding glycosyltransferase BC10-like, producing the protein MSNGKKEGSEYRLSVPRDSPISMLTVISTLVVFVVGVVIGLASSTHIGRYLSYQAQQNIRKNALDDTVVRCLCEDCLSMESFQRPRNLIHGMSDEELFWRASLVPTKEEFPFERVPKVAFMFLTRGELPMMPLWERFFNGQDKNKYSIYVHALPGYVLSVANTSVFYKRQIKSQNVEWGSVSLVDAERRLLANALLDFSNERFVLLSESCIPVYDFPTVYKYLTESTHSFVESYDDPTRYGRGRYNTRMKPDIKLHEWRKGSQWFEMNRALAIIIVSETKYYAMFKKYCRPSCYPDEHYIPTYLQLHHGYMNANRSVTYVDWSLGGPHPASYTAANITEGFIQSIRSNGTSCSYNRGKTQICYLFARKFFPSALEPLEKLSLKVMGF; encoded by the exons ATGAGTAATGGGAAGAAAGAGGGGTCCGAGTATAGATTATCAGTCCCAAGGGACTCCCCAATCAGCATGTTGACAGTGATTTCAACTTTGGTTGTATTTGTAGTTGGAGTGGTGATTGGGCTGGCCTCTAGCACACACATTGGTAGGTACTTGAGCTACCAAGCGCAGCAAAATATCAGGAAAAATGCGTTGGATGATACGGTTGTGAGGTGCTTATGTGAGGATTGTTTGAGCATGGAGAGTTTTCAGAGGCCGAGGAATTTGATTCATGGGATGAGTGATGAGGAGTTGTTTTGGAGGGCGTCGTTGGTTCCTACCAAGGAAGAGTTTCCATTTGAGAGAGTACCCAAAGTGGCCTTCATGTTCTTGACTAGGGGAGAACTGCCCATGATGCCATTGTGGGAAAGGTTCTTTAATGGGCAGGACAAGAACAAATACTCAATCTATGTGCATGCCCTTCCAGGATATGTGCTCAGTGTGGCCAATACATCTGTTTTTTACAAACGCCAGATTAAAAGTCAG AATGTTGAATGGGGATCAGTATCGCTGGTTGATGCAGAGAGGCGGCTTTTGGCCAACGCCCTACTAGACTTCTCAAACGAACGATTTGTTCTTCTGTCTGAGAGCTGTATCCCGGTTTACGATTTCCCTACAGTCTACAAATATCTCACTGAATCAACCCACAGCTTCGTCGAATCATATGATGACCCTACTCGGTATGGGCGTGGTCGCTACAACACTCGCATGAAGCCTGATATCAAACTTCATGAGTGGCGAAAAGGATCTCAGTGGTTTGAGATGAACCGTGCTTTGGCCATCATAATTGTCTCAGAAACCAAATACTACGCTATGTTCAAGAAGTATTGCAGGCCATCCTGTTATCCCGATGAGCACTACATTCCCACCTATCTACAACTGCACCACGGGTATATGAATGCTAACCGAAGTGTGACTTACGTTGACTGGTCATTAGGTGGCCCTCACCCGGCATCTTACACTGCAGCTAACATTACCGAAGGCTTCATACAGTCAATAAGGAGTAATGGCACATCGTGTTCTTACAATCGTGGGAAGACACAAATCTGTTATCTGTTTGCCAGAAAGTTTTTTCCAAGCGCTTTAGAACCATTAGAGAAACTGTCCTTGAAGGTGATGGGGTTTTAA
- the LOC115998338 gene encoding COX assembly mitochondrial protein 2 homolog codes for MHPPLTLHRHPMCAEIIEQFQKCHLDHPIGKFFGECTDLKIKLDRCFRQEKAVKRKSNFEESKKLKERLQAYRKETAEGSQEGTFAQA; via the exons ATGCATCCTCCTCTGACATTACATCGGCACCCAATGTGTGCAGAA ATTATCGAGCAGTTTCAGAAATGTCATCTGGACCACCCCATTGGGAAATTCTTTGGCGAATGCACTGATCTGAAGATAAAGCTTGACCGCTGCTTCAGGCAGGAA AAAGCCGTGAAGCGGAAATCAAACTTCGAGGAGAGTAAGAAGTTGAAGGAGAGGCTGCAGGCATACAGGAAGGAAACTGCCGAGGGGAGCCAAGAAGGCACATTTGCACAAGCTTAA
- the LOC116015230 gene encoding cytochrome c translates to MASFEQAPPGDARAGEKIFKMKCAQCHTVDKGAGHKQGPNLNGLFGRQSGTTPGYSYSAANKNMAVIWGENTLYDYLLNPKKYIPGTKMVFPGLKKPQERADLIAYLKESTA, encoded by the exons ATGGCCTCCTTTGAGCAAGCTCCGCCCGGCGATGCCAGAGCCGGAGAGAAGATCTTCAAAATGAAGTGCGCTCAGTGCCACACCGTTGACAAAGGCGCCGGCCACAAGCAAG GGCCTAACTTGAATGGACTATTCGGCAGACAATCCGGTACAACTCCAGGTTACTCTTACTCTGCTGCCAACAAGAACATGGCTGTCATCTGGGGAGAAAACACACTATATGACTACTTGCTTAACCCCAAGAAG TATATTCCTGGAACCAAGATGGTTTTCCCCGGATTGAAGAAGCCACAGGAACGTGCAGATCTCATTGCATATCTCAAGGAATCAACTGCCTGA
- the LOC116031655 gene encoding uncharacterized protein LOC116031655: MPHLKEVGDALGVLTICLVALLVLLGLFCILYLVYFHARIRGQGYIQLGYFSGPWIIRITFILFAIWWGIGEVLRLSLLRRDGRLLNALNWKWQETVCKCYIVSNLGFAEPCLFLIVVFLLRASLQKSVTLNRKWNGKTAAYVLLFCLPVFVLQLIVISIGPKFNKESDAHKLPHYFTRAASPKTKDDGDIALCTYPLLSTICLGLFATILTCYLFWLGRRILHLVINKGLQKRVYTLILSVSGFLPLRVVLLGLSVLCTPGGLVYEILAFLGFLSLLCCAGVGICTLVYFPVADSLALRKLQRDIEARQRVSDDQHNDTISLIANQSLPGGSIATSPGRNSAASTKRGSISFRTMDKDDTSGAFVELSLFSPSQHSSPPDSPQLLGWPMLPPAKKVPVS, encoded by the coding sequence ATGCCCCATTTGAAAGAAGTTGGTGATGCACTAGGTGTGTTGACAATTTGTCTTGTTGCTCTCTTGGTTCTACTTGGTTTATTTTGCATCTTGTATTTGGTCTACTTCCACGCACGGATCCGCGGTCAAGGCTATATCCAACTTGGTTATTTTAGTGGTCCTTGGATTATACGAATCACATTTATACTTTTTGCAATCTGGTGGGGTATTGGAGAGGTTCTTAGGTTGAGTCTGTTGAGACGTGACGGAAGATTGTTAAATGCTCTTAATTGGAAATGGCAGGAAACTGTTTGCAAATGCTACATTGTTTCGAATCTGGGGTTTGCGGAACCCTGTCTCTTCCTCATTGTTGTGTTTCTTCTTCGTGCATCCTTACAGAAGTCGGTGACCCTGAATCGGAAATGGAATGGCAAAACCGCAGCTTATGTTCTTCTCTTTTGCCTCCCAGTGTTTGTTCTTCAGCTTATAGTCATTTCAATTGGACCAAAATTTAACAAGGAGAGTGATGCGCACAAATTGCCGCATTACTTTACGAGAGCTGCCTCACCTAAAACAAAGGATGATGGTGATATTGCCCTCTGCACTTACCCTTTACTGAGTACCATATGCCTTGGTCTTTTTGCTACCATTTTGACTTGCTATTTGTTCTGGCTTGGGAGAAGAATCCTGCATTTGGTCATCAATAAGGGTTTGCAAAAGAGAGTATACACATTAATCCTTTCTGTTTCAGGTTTTTTACCATTAAGGGTTGTATTGCTTGGTTTATCTGTTCTGTGTACACCAGGAGGATTAGTCTATGAAATTCTTGCTTTCTTGGGGTTTCTTTCCCTTTTATGTTGTGCGGGTGTTGGCATATGCACACTTGTGTACTTCCCTGTTGCTGATTCTTTAGCTTTGAGGAAACTACAGAGAGATATAGAGGCTAGGCAAAGGGTGAGCGATGATCAACATAACGACACCATTTCTCTAATTGCTAACCAAAGCCTGCCTGGAGGAAGTATTGCAACTAGTCCTGGCAGAAACTCAGCAGCTTCAACGAAGCGAGGATCAATTTCTTTTCGGACAATGGATAAAGATGACACTTCCGGGGCCTTTGTGGAGCTCAGCCTCTTCTCTCCAAGTCAGCATTCGAGCCCTCCTGACTCACCTCAACTTCTCGGCTGGCCAATGCTCCCACCTGCAAAAAAAGTTCCTGTTTCCTAA